GTCACCAATATCAACCGCCAAATTCACGCAATGTCGGGCGAAATCGGCAAGCTCAAGACTGAAGTGATGCAAGAGCGAATTGCCAAAATCAATCCAGAGTGCGAGGTGCAGATTATTGATGATTTTCTCACCACGGAAAATATAAGCGACTATCTGTTGCGAGACTACGATTATGTGATTGATGCGATTGATAGCGTCAAAGTCAAAGCGGCGTTAATTGCGTTTTGTAAACGCAACAAAATCAAGATCATCACGACGGGGGGAGCAGGCGGACAGAGTGATCCAACCCAAATTCAAATCACCGATCTAAGCAAAACTATTCAAGATCCGCTGGCATCTAAAGTGCGAAGTTTGCTACGCAAAGAGTACAACTTCAGCCAAAATCCGAAACGTAAATTTGGGATTGACTGCGTATTTTCGACCCAGCCGCTGATTTTCCCCAAAATGTCTGATAGTTGTGAGGTCTCTGCCACAATGAACTGTGCCAACGGTTTCGGGGCGGCGACAATGGTGACCGCAACTTTTGGCTTTTTTGCAGTCAGCCGAGTGATTGATAAATTGTTACGCTAACGAAACGCAAACGTTTGCTTTTTTCGCCCGAAAAATCTATACTGCCCGCCTAGTGCTTTAGGACTAGAAAAATGCAACAAAACAAAACAATTTTAAATCTGTTCTCACCGCTACACCTTGAAATCTCTCAAGGTGTAGCGTTTTTTTATTAAAAAGGATCTCCTATTGAGATCTTTTTTTTCGCCCGTAGGGTGGAGCTTGATCCCCCAGCCGCTTACAAGCGGTAAGTTTGATTAAACATTTACAAATGGAGGGTAAAACTTACCCTCCAATATTGCAAAGGATAAATAATGAGCCAGTTAATTCGTACCTTAAAAAGCCATATTCGTGATGAAGTGATCAAAAAAGGCGGCTGGGTGAATGCCCACGCCCACGCAGACCGTGCTTTCACGATGACACCTGAAAAAATCAAAATTTATCAAGAAGCCAATTTGCAGCAAAAGTGGGATTTGGTTGATGAAGTCAAACGTCATTCCACCGTTGAAGATTACTACCGCCGCTTTAGCCAAGCGATTGAGCTGATGATTTCGCAAGGGGTAACAGCATTCGGCACTTTTGTGGACATCGACCAAGTGTGTGAAGATCGGGCGATTCTCGCCGCCCACAAGGCTCGTGAAGTGTATAAAAACGACATTATTTTGAAATTCGCTAACCAAACGCTCAAAGGCGTGATTGAACCAAACGCCCGCAAATGGTTCGACATTGGGGCGGAAATGGTGGATATGATTGGAGGTTTACCGTATCGGGACGAATTGGACTACGGCAAAGGCTTGGAAGCGATGGATATTTTGATGGAAACCGCCAAATCGCAGGGCAAAATGTTGCACGTTCACGTCGATCAATTCAACAGCCAAAAGGAGAA
The nucleotide sequence above comes from Pasteurellaceae bacterium Orientalotternb1. Encoded proteins:
- a CDS encoding tRNA cyclic N6-threonylcarbamoyladenosine(37) synthase TcdA (accepts sulfur from CsdA), translated to MTRSDNYEQRFGGIGRLYTPEGLAKLRQSHICVIGIGGVGSWAVEALARSGIGKLTLIDMDDICVTNINRQIHAMSGEIGKLKTEVMQERIAKINPECEVQIIDDFLTTENISDYLLRDYDYVIDAIDSVKVKAALIAFCKRNKIKIITTGGAGGQSDPTQIQITDLSKTIQDPLASKVRSLLRKEYNFSQNPKRKFGIDCVFSTQPLIFPKMSDSCEVSATMNCANGFGAATMVTATFGFFAVSRVIDKLLR